One Myripristis murdjan chromosome 18, fMyrMur1.1, whole genome shotgun sequence DNA window includes the following coding sequences:
- the LOC115376705 gene encoding H-2 class II histocompatibility antigen, I-E alpha chain-like, producing the protein MKSLLILSWLLCVRAEVLHEGIVIRGCSSSDEEFMIGADAEEGGYVDFKNHRGVITLPKFADPLTFPGFYELAVAQLEICKYDLANFDRDYKNPPVKLDVPHSTIYTKDEVQLDVENHLICHVSGFFPAPVSVYWTRNEQNVTEGTSINTPYPSKDGTFTQISTLKFTPQQGDIYSCTVQHPALEQPLTRVWDVEQDQPGIGPAVFCGLGLTVGLLGVATGTFFLIKGNECS; encoded by the exons ATGAAgagcctcctcatcctctcctggctgctgtgtgtccgAGCAGAAG TTCTTCATGAGGGTATTGTTATCAGAGGCTGTTCATCCTCTGATGAAGAGTTCATGATTGGTGCAGACGCTGAGGAGGGAGGGTACGTCGACTTCAAGAACCACAGAGGAGTCATTACTCTGCCCAAGTTTGCAGATCCTCTCACCTTCCCAGGATTTTATGAACTGGCTGTGGCTCAGCTGGAGATCTGCAAATATGACCTGGCAAATTTTGATCGTGACTATAAGAACCCACCAGTGAAACTCG acgttCCTCACAGCACCATCTACACCAAAGACGAAGTGCAGCTCGACGTGGAGAACCACCTCATCTGCCACGTGAGCGGGTTCTTTCCCGCTCCTGTCTCCGTCTACTGGACCAGGAACGAGCAGAACGTGACCGAGGGAACCAGCATCAACACCCCGTACCCCAGCAAAGACGGAACCTTCACCCAGATCTCCACCCTGAAGTTCACCCCCCAGCAGGGAGACATCTACAGCTGCACGGTGCAGCACCCAGCTCTGGAGCAGCCGCTGACCCGAGTCTGGG ATGTGGAGCAGGACCAGCCGGGGATCGGACCTGCGGTGTTTTGTGGACTGGGTCTGACCGTGGGTCTGCTGGGCGTGGCCACAGGAACCTTCTTCCTCATCAAAGGAAACGaatgcagctga